One Mercurialis annua linkage group LG3, ddMerAnnu1.2, whole genome shotgun sequence DNA window includes the following coding sequences:
- the LOC130014704 gene encoding FRIGIDA-like protein 5 isoform X1, whose protein sequence is MEKTMETLKLAELRKEGLRKSFDQAHVQSSSILLFTLQWKDLEAQFDLARADLLQQAQELALKERTLVENTRVLEQRDREVEIKLSEVKKGLDELERNEKKLGMFHKWIEESALELSSTEKKLNLARKEVDGCDEMLKLKRDKLGVVQTEVESKEMKLELVNSELEECSKELTVKNGELTLLQKKLEICSKELETKEEEVEKVKVMITGCNDELVLKHKVLDVVKNLISDCNAEHELKKKQLEIMRDLSERCSGDLDLKAKKLSRIEESISHYLKEVDVKRKELDSVQKVLKERREDCNLKEKLLSGIQNLIRESSEDLDLKMKDLKSIKVLIGENREELRAKEKQYEAVKKSVNEVSAKLSLKEKELEWMEESIKQKSTTLWSENKKLSDFQYRVEQHAKELECKEKEFSLLKETMNRCSEELKLKEKQLKSVQLSILESSKELEALKIQKNCVQRSIIKEAGSIKRENCESINELELGEELRIPENLSGNLKIEQSEFLGNSDQLHAPFTNCQYGAATDERNCTSVLEEDIGEHDLKPHEVLDALKMSPDPARFVLNVIEGLYSQQQRNVSSEVGGMNIVNSEILLLEQLMKVSPKISPQLKEEAKQLAVSWKANRRLENEDSMEVWAFLLFSLIYGFVFHFGRDEIFRLISFVAHRKQAPEICRALGFRDKIPEIIQSLIERSQYIEAVRFSCTFELIDKFPPEVMLEQYMENIWTGDKMDLLKAEANAIHKEATALQSILECISECKFESRFLTQNINRRISELERQKTSSVSTSLTPALISRPQPKSQSGKYHPIPRSKRSPATVLQQHTKRPRMDDISAGKPNSSNKK, encoded by the exons ATGGAGAAGACAATGGAGACACTTAAACTAGCTGAGTTAAGAAAAGAAGGTTTAAGGAAGTCATTTGATCAAGCCCATGTTCAATCCTCTTCCATTCTCTTGTTCACTCTTCAGTGGAAAGATTTGGAGGCTCAGTTTGATTTAGCTAGGGCTGATTTACTACAGCAAGCTCAAGAACTTGCTTTGAAAGAGAGAACATTAGTGGAAAATACCCGAGTGCTTGAACAGCGCGATCGAGAGGTCGAGATTAAGTTAAGTGAGGTCAAGAAAGGCTTAGATGAGCTTGAACGAAACGAAAAGAAATTGGGTATGTTTCATAAGTGGATTGAGGAGTCTGCTTTGGAGCTTAGTTCGACGGAAAAGAAACTGAATTTGGCCCGTAAAGAGGTTGATGGGTGTGATGAGATGCTTAAGTTGAAAAGGGATAAATTGGGAGTGGTGCAAACTGAGGTTGAATCGAAGGAGATGAAATTGGAATTGGTGAACTCGGAGCTTGAGGAGTGTTCTAAGGAACTTACTGTCAAAAATGGGGAGTTGACATTGTTGCAGAAGAAACTCGAAATATGTTCCAAGGAACTAGAAACGAAAGAGGAGGAGGTAGAAAAGGTTAAAGTTATGATAACAGGTTGTAATGATGAACTTGTGCTGAAGCATAAGGTGTTGGATGTTGTAAAGAACTTGATCAGTGATTGTAATGCTGAACATGAGTTGAAAAAGAAGCAGTTGGAGATAATGCGTGATTTGAGCGAGAGATGTTCCGGTGACCTTGACCTGAAGGCGAAAAAACTGAGTCGGATTGAAGAATCAATATCTCATTACCTGAAGGAGGTTGATGTGAAAAGGAAGGAACTTGATTCAGTTCAAAAAGTGTTGAAGGAGCGTCGGGAAGACTGCAATTTAAAAGAGAAGTTATTGAGTGGAATTCAGAATTTGATTCGGGAGAGTTCAGAAGATCTTgatttaaaaatgaaggatcttaaatcaatcaaagtgTTGATCGGAGAGAACAGGGAAGAACTTAGAGCTAAAGAGAAGCAGTACGAAGCAGTGAAGAAGTCTGTCAACGAGGTCTCTGCAAAGCTTTCATTGAAAGAGAAAGAGTTGGAGTGGATGGAAGAGTCTATTAAACAGAAATCGACAACGCTTTGGTCAGAAAACAAGAAATTAAGTGATTTCCAATACCGCGTAGAACAGCATGCCAAAGAACTTGAATGCAAAGAAAAAGAGTTCAGTTTACTCAAAGAAACAATGAATAGATGTAGTGAAGAGCTCAAGTTGAAAGAGAAGCAACTGAAATCGGTCCAATTATCGATCTTGGAGTCTAGTAAGGAGCTTGAAGCATTGAAGATCCAAAAAAACTGTGTCCAAAGATCAATTATTAAAGAAGCGGGTtcaataaaaagagaaaattgtgaATCTATCAACGAGCTTGAATTAGGAGAAGAGCTTCGAATTCCAGAGAATTTGTCTG GGAACCTAAAAATTGAACAATCGGAATTTTTAGGCAACAGTGATCAGTTGCATGCTCCATTTACAAATTGTCAGTATGGTGCGGCAACTGACGAAAGAAATTGTACTTCAGTCCTAGAGGAGGACATTGGTGAGCATGATTTGAAGCCCCATGAAGTTTTAGATGCCCTTAAGATGTCACCAGACCCAGCAAGATTTGTTCTTAATGTGATTGAAGGATTGTATTCCCAGCAGCAGAGAAATGTAAGTTCAGAAGTTGGCGGCATGAATATCGTCAATAGTGAGATTCTATTATTGGAGCAGCTGATGAAAGTCTCGCCTAAAATTAGTCCTCAATTGAAAGAAGAAGCTAAACAACTGGCAGTTTCCTGGAAAGCAAATAGAAGATTGGAGAATGAGGATTCAATGGAAGTTTGggcatttttgttgttttcgCTGATATATGGATTTGTGTTTCATTTTGGAAGAGATGAAATTTTCAGACTCATCTCGTTTGTTGCTCATCGTAAACAGGCCCCTGAAATATGTCGAGCCCTTGGTTTCAGAGATAAGATTCCTG agattattcagagtCTTATCGAACGGAGTCAGTACATAGAGGCTGTTAGATTTAGTTGCACATTTGAGTTGATCGACAAGTTTCCACCGGAAGTCATGTTGGAACAATACATGGAGAATATATGGACAGGCGACAAAATGGATTTGCTGAAAGCAGAG GCCAATGCTATACATAAAGAAGCAACTGCTCTTCAGTCTATATTAGAATGCATATCAGAGTGCAAGTTCGAATCCAGATTTCTAACTCAGAATATAAACCGTCGCATTTCCGAGCTAGAGAGGCAAAAGACGAGCAGTGTAAGCACTTCACTGACTCCTGCCCTTATTTCTCGTCCACAACCAAAATCACAGAGTGGAAAGTACCATCCTATACCGAGGAGTAAGCGGTCACCTGCTACTGTGCTGCAACAACACACGAAGCGTCCTAGAATGGATGATATATCCGCAGGCAAACCCAATTCAtctaacaaaaaataa
- the LOC130014704 gene encoding FRIGIDA-like protein 5 isoform X2, translating to MEKTMETLKLAELRKEGLRKSFDQAHVQSSSILLFTLQWKDLEAQFDLARADLLQQAQELALKERTLVENTRVLEQRDREVEIKLSEVKKGLDELERNEKKLGMFHKWIEESALELSSTEKKLNLARKEVDGCDEMLKLKRDKLGVVQTEVESKEMKLELVNSELEECSKELTVKNGELTLLQKKLEICSKELETKEEEVEKVKVMITGCNDELVLKHKVLDVVKNLISDCNAEHELKKKQLEIMRDLSERCSGDLDLKAKKLSRIEESISHYLKEVDVKRKELDSVQKVLKERREDCNLKEKLLSGIQNLIRESSEDLDLKMKDLKSIKVLIGENREELRAKEKQYEAVKKSVNEVSAKLSLKEKELEWMEESIKQKSTTLWSENKKLSDFQYRVEQHAKELECKEKEFSLLKETMNRCSEELKLKEKQLKSVQLSILESSKELEALKIQKNCVQRSIIKEAGSIKRENCESINELELGEELRIPENLSGNLKIEQSEFLGNSDQLHAPFTNCQYGAATDERNCTSVLEEDIGEHDLKPHEVLDALKMSPDPARFVLNVIEGLYSQQQRNVSSEVGGMNIVNSEILLLEQLMKVSPKISPQLKEEAKQLAVSWKANRRLENEDSMEVWAFLLFSLIYGFVFHFGRDEIFRLISFVAHRKQAPEICRALGFRDKIPEIIQSLIERSQYIEAVRFSCTFELIDKFPPEVMLEQYMENIWTGDKMDLLKAEACQCYT from the exons ATGGAGAAGACAATGGAGACACTTAAACTAGCTGAGTTAAGAAAAGAAGGTTTAAGGAAGTCATTTGATCAAGCCCATGTTCAATCCTCTTCCATTCTCTTGTTCACTCTTCAGTGGAAAGATTTGGAGGCTCAGTTTGATTTAGCTAGGGCTGATTTACTACAGCAAGCTCAAGAACTTGCTTTGAAAGAGAGAACATTAGTGGAAAATACCCGAGTGCTTGAACAGCGCGATCGAGAGGTCGAGATTAAGTTAAGTGAGGTCAAGAAAGGCTTAGATGAGCTTGAACGAAACGAAAAGAAATTGGGTATGTTTCATAAGTGGATTGAGGAGTCTGCTTTGGAGCTTAGTTCGACGGAAAAGAAACTGAATTTGGCCCGTAAAGAGGTTGATGGGTGTGATGAGATGCTTAAGTTGAAAAGGGATAAATTGGGAGTGGTGCAAACTGAGGTTGAATCGAAGGAGATGAAATTGGAATTGGTGAACTCGGAGCTTGAGGAGTGTTCTAAGGAACTTACTGTCAAAAATGGGGAGTTGACATTGTTGCAGAAGAAACTCGAAATATGTTCCAAGGAACTAGAAACGAAAGAGGAGGAGGTAGAAAAGGTTAAAGTTATGATAACAGGTTGTAATGATGAACTTGTGCTGAAGCATAAGGTGTTGGATGTTGTAAAGAACTTGATCAGTGATTGTAATGCTGAACATGAGTTGAAAAAGAAGCAGTTGGAGATAATGCGTGATTTGAGCGAGAGATGTTCCGGTGACCTTGACCTGAAGGCGAAAAAACTGAGTCGGATTGAAGAATCAATATCTCATTACCTGAAGGAGGTTGATGTGAAAAGGAAGGAACTTGATTCAGTTCAAAAAGTGTTGAAGGAGCGTCGGGAAGACTGCAATTTAAAAGAGAAGTTATTGAGTGGAATTCAGAATTTGATTCGGGAGAGTTCAGAAGATCTTgatttaaaaatgaaggatcttaaatcaatcaaagtgTTGATCGGAGAGAACAGGGAAGAACTTAGAGCTAAAGAGAAGCAGTACGAAGCAGTGAAGAAGTCTGTCAACGAGGTCTCTGCAAAGCTTTCATTGAAAGAGAAAGAGTTGGAGTGGATGGAAGAGTCTATTAAACAGAAATCGACAACGCTTTGGTCAGAAAACAAGAAATTAAGTGATTTCCAATACCGCGTAGAACAGCATGCCAAAGAACTTGAATGCAAAGAAAAAGAGTTCAGTTTACTCAAAGAAACAATGAATAGATGTAGTGAAGAGCTCAAGTTGAAAGAGAAGCAACTGAAATCGGTCCAATTATCGATCTTGGAGTCTAGTAAGGAGCTTGAAGCATTGAAGATCCAAAAAAACTGTGTCCAAAGATCAATTATTAAAGAAGCGGGTtcaataaaaagagaaaattgtgaATCTATCAACGAGCTTGAATTAGGAGAAGAGCTTCGAATTCCAGAGAATTTGTCTG GGAACCTAAAAATTGAACAATCGGAATTTTTAGGCAACAGTGATCAGTTGCATGCTCCATTTACAAATTGTCAGTATGGTGCGGCAACTGACGAAAGAAATTGTACTTCAGTCCTAGAGGAGGACATTGGTGAGCATGATTTGAAGCCCCATGAAGTTTTAGATGCCCTTAAGATGTCACCAGACCCAGCAAGATTTGTTCTTAATGTGATTGAAGGATTGTATTCCCAGCAGCAGAGAAATGTAAGTTCAGAAGTTGGCGGCATGAATATCGTCAATAGTGAGATTCTATTATTGGAGCAGCTGATGAAAGTCTCGCCTAAAATTAGTCCTCAATTGAAAGAAGAAGCTAAACAACTGGCAGTTTCCTGGAAAGCAAATAGAAGATTGGAGAATGAGGATTCAATGGAAGTTTGggcatttttgttgttttcgCTGATATATGGATTTGTGTTTCATTTTGGAAGAGATGAAATTTTCAGACTCATCTCGTTTGTTGCTCATCGTAAACAGGCCCCTGAAATATGTCGAGCCCTTGGTTTCAGAGATAAGATTCCTG agattattcagagtCTTATCGAACGGAGTCAGTACATAGAGGCTGTTAGATTTAGTTGCACATTTGAGTTGATCGACAAGTTTCCACCGGAAGTCATGTTGGAACAATACATGGAGAATATATGGACAGGCGACAAAATGGATTTGCTGAAAGCAGAGGCAT GCCAATGCTATACATAA
- the LOC126674885 gene encoding uncharacterized protein LOC126674885, protein MEKIMETLKLAELRKEDLRKSCEQVHAQAFTLQWKILEAHFDLTRAGLLYQAQELALKEKKLVEDAQLGEQRDQEVEIKLSEVKRGLEELERNQESLSLFNLRIEQCDLKLSLMQQRSTLARRQVDESNEMLRMKRDQLSMLQYDVESCVYELSVKRNQLSMVQKSLEDCNLELESKKMKLGLVNSELEECDLKLSSMQKKLTLARREVDESNEMVRMKRDQLGMVQNQVEKCTRELSEKEKQLGTFQKSLEDCNVERESKEMKLGLVNSELEECSKKLFVRNGQLMLLQRKLEMSSEELETKEEQLEKVKILIRDCNNDLVLKQKELELKEKQPDDTVSQHEQAPESQEVLRVPDNFPGGQVFPSNVKIEPREHVRANDPVCSFSAQPRSDGETNERNSASIRNEDMSWHDRNPHEVLATLRMSSDPVKFVLDVMNGGANNDASVIRSKAVLLEQLMKLSLVISPLVKEEARKVAISWTANMKLDYENSMEIWAFLLFSLIYKVVPSLERDTIFRLLVIVAHHKEAPSICRILAFNERVPEIIQCLIARQQHIAAVRFSCAFELIDKFPPENILGMYVEHILMATRNSKNGEDLAKQQDKAIDEELDALRTVLECLAECKFESNFLTGNIYSRIAELGKQKARSTNSLRYVEPSPSLVVQQQDNSKRPRIDNRRVTRSTHKM, encoded by the exons ATGGAGAAGATAATGGAGACACTTAAACTAGCTGAGTTAAGGAAAGAAGATTTAAGAAAGTCATGTGAACAAGTACATGCACAAGCTTTTACTCTTCAGTGGAAAATTTTGGAGGCTCATTTTGATTTGACTAGGGCTGGTTTACTATACCAAGCTCAAGAACTTGCTTTAAAGGAGAAAAAATTAGTGGAAGACGCTCAATTGGGCGAACAACGCGATCAAGAGGTTGAGATTAAGCTTAGTGAGGTCAAAAGAGGCTTAGAAGAGCTTGAACGAAACCAAGAAAGTTTGTCTCTTTTCAATTTGAGGATTGAGCAGTGTGATTTAAAGCTGAGTTTAATGCAACAGAGATCGACTTTGGCCCGCAGACAGGTTGATGAGAGTAATGAGATGCTTAGGATGAAAAGGGATCAACTGAGCATGCTGCAATATGATGTTGAAAGTTGTGTTTATGAGCTTAGTGTAAAAAGGAACCAACTGAGTATGGTTCAGAAATCTTTAGAAGATTGTAATTTGGAGCTTGAATCGAAGAAGATGAAATTGGGTTTGGTGAACTCAGAGCTTGAGGAGTGTGATTTAAAGCTTAGTTCAATGCAAAAGAAATTGACTTTGGCCCGCAGAGAGGTTGATGAGAGTAATGAGATGGTTAGGATGAAAAGGGATCAACTGGGAATGGTGCAAAATCAGGTTGAAAAGTGTACTAGAGAGCTTAGTGAAAAAGAGAAGCAACTAGGTACGTTTCAGAAATCTTTAGAAGATTGTAATGTGGAGCGTGAATCGAAGGAGATGAAATTGGGGTTGGTGAACTCAGAGCTTGAGGAGTGTTCTAAGAAACTGTTTGTGAGAAATGGGCAACTGATGTTGTTGCAGAGGAAGCTTGAGATGAGTTCTGAGGAACTAGAAACCAAAGAGGAGCAGTTAGAGAAGGTTAAAATTCTGATCAGAGATTGCAATAATGATCTTGTGCTGAAGCAGAAGGAGTTGGAGTTGAAAGAAAAACAACCTGATGATACTGTTTCTCAGCATGAACAGGCGCCTGAATCGCAAGAGGTTCTTCGAGTACCAGATAATTTTCCTG GGGGCCAAGTTTTTCCTTCAAATGTTAAAATTGAGCCAAGGGAACATGTAAGAGCCAATGATCCTGTATGCTCTTTTTCTGCACAGCCTCGGTCTGATGGAGAAACCAATGAAAGGAATTCTGCTTCTATCAGAAATGAAGATATGAGTTGGCATGATCGGAATCCGCACGAAGTTCTAGCTACGTTACGAATGTCATCAGATCCAGTAAAATTTGTATTAGATGTGATGAATGGAGGTGCAAATAATGATGCTAGTGTTATCAGAAGTAAGGCTGTGTTATTGGAACAACTAATGAAACTCTCACTAGTAATAAGCCCTCTGGTAAAAGAAGAAGCTAGAAAAGTGGCAATTTCCTGGACAGCAAATATGAAATTGGATTATGAGAATTCAATGGAAATCTGGGCCTTTTTGCTGTTCTCACTGATATATAAAGTTGTGCCTAGTCTTGAAAGAGATACGATCTTCAGGCTTCTTGTGATTGTTGCTCATCACAAAGAGGCCCCTTCAATCTGTCGCATCCTTGCTTTCAATGAGCGAGTCCCTG AGATTATTCAGTGTCTTATTGCAAGGCAGCAGCATATAGCAGCTGTCAGGTTTAGTTGTGCATTTGAGCTGATCGACAAGTTTCCGCCTGAAAACATCCTGGGAATGTACGTGGAGCATATATTGATGGCTACCAGGAACTCCAAGAATGGTGAGGATTTGGCAAAACAACAG GATAAGGCTATAGATGAAGAATTAGACGCTCTTAGAACCGTGTTAGAATGTCTAGCAGAATGCAAGTTTGAATCAAATTTCTTAACTGGGAACATATACAGTCGCATTGCGGAGCTAGGGAAGCAAAAGGCAAGAAGCACAAACTCGTTGCGATATGTGGAGCCATCTCCTTCTCTTGTGGTGCAACAACAGGACAATAGTAAGCGCCCGAGGATAGATAATAGACGTGTCACTCGATCAACACACAAAATGTAG